The Mugil cephalus isolate CIBA_MC_2020 chromosome 19, CIBA_Mcephalus_1.1, whole genome shotgun sequence genome has a window encoding:
- the akna gene encoding microtubule organization protein AKNA isoform X1, with amino-acid sequence METRRNTTAGVVFWTPAPVRTPSASAVASEDDWEDEDAEQAEGVDDFDSLMDENGIIGLSEPLDDVELREARGDIAAEWNPGGRPGALTPEEVGPSGCERDTPPEELSYNLSEQMSHNESSGEDVQIQSSCYDMTGNLEAWTQHEEQKEQEAEPPPEWDEYLGMTEEERDGEEEGQGHGRNGKIHDHFSQSGPLHSLCEGSISERENLQTGLTRSYSVPLPSDDLAEVSAHYCPESHAFPHLLHFTAEELASAPGIEAETFPEMGFTESLPESHCSHMSLKSSPRSPDTKLSASPQPAAAFPERVMTNNFSRVNNGPVEGSGKLDERHKQPIPAPRKTRQHSSEVSCSGAGSRVRTDSVKSKQYNTKLIRDKGQMMSRSRNTAVEEDESRKGPLSYQTPDFSKVEPRVCFPKGGYKPPRSRRSFMRDSLSPAPPLVFKSPAEIVEEVLLNTTDGSHAPSDFNRPPAANSIVPQEFRCPEQATTLLVQFQEDYKRLLTKYAEAENTIDRLRLEAKNRDIENQQPRSRQCQRYTVRAVNLYSDPPKAGHSVQSGLRLDASKFITLDFPQAQRAQVNSASLCPDEHSAPQGNLVSSPSTRSPDPQLGQQLADILFSQTDKFFQQLQTFEDLLKSKKLQPSEQIKGLTQLAEGLDSLERGYLLARDEHKLLQQRGVDVSHFDPDRELEGLIFQCGLAMEELKEQVEQMRQEQPTCEAPPSPPPQPTPSPPPSEEEETLTLTQSPPVPLLVGPGDVAEVEVSSVSKESEEEAADEEAFYLKHLNDNGVEQDFTVPVVHHESFKGLPILLDCKLMGTLPSSAALKMDMQPVDKEEERRGQRTGNSEVRKPLPQRKGDADFQDFPSTSKQHSSRSSPPSHRASSQSTKPVLPSSSRKSLSVVRSHSSSLSSLGDITASEMKSSKLQTGCRRVPSQDGVISPETDSGFVGSESSRLTPAAAPRPLHQRPPESVSVDQEVNTGRQTGPVSASSPSSSRSHCRTAKEPRVGLKLNPDLSRRTRQGQRRRTFSCSPQRRVSQSEQTRLDGGTSEFGQQSDSTRPGSEGEQSDQYTESFSSIHSSHLSSSSPARYHHGDPLRALSSSERANCKEAIQTLQTEVTRLKDKLDSCLKNKKSLSSVRTTLSAQRNGSHTRTSTPLIRSGEQQRDFSVGRRETQTVDEVEEESTLRPTTRKTSASAHRQRPQLHTLTRSELIGSSTPSPQVSRHTQTPAAPDSHCSHTTTVGSRRIQPRQHPVVSVHVSEPSDEPDSRRSGAPVCLLCHGGRSERPVGGNKEPLRSSAHCPHCGRLHPSRCTEPDCCRHSRSPSHISWQPAESPDRTASGRYFAAAASPALLHYMPVCPPQLLLYSSPLYVPPTNGAGPSSGVRSSKEVRGRTRRSQSVDKQRSVDSSLDRAISAARHMKHTSRHMARSLATGLQYQELLTQSCSY; translated from the exons ATGGAAACAAGAAGGAACACCACAGCAGGGGTTGTGTTCTGGACCCCTGCCCCAGTCCGCACCCCGTCCGCCAGCGCTGTGGCATCAGAGGACGACTGGGAGGATGAGGATGCAGAACAGGCTGAGGGAGTGGATGACTTTGACAGCCTGATGGATGAGAATGGCATTATCGGACTGTCAGAGCCTCTGGATGATGTGGAATTAAGGGAAGCTCGTGGCGATATAGCAGCAGAATGGAATCCAGGCGGGCGTCCCGGAGCGCTTACCCCCGAGGAGGTCGGGCCTAGTGGGTGTGAGAGGGATACGCCCCCTGAGGAGCTGAGCTACAACCTGAGTGAACAAATGTCCCACAATGAATCATCAGGAGAGGATGTACAAATCCAGTCATCCT GTTATGACATGACTGGTAACCTAGAAGCATGGACACAACATGAGGAGCAGAAAGAGCAGGAGGCAGAGCCCCCTCCTGAGTGGGATGAATACCTGGgcatgacagaggaggagagggatggagaggaggagggacaggGACATGGCAGGAATGGAAAGATACATGATCACTTTAGCCAATCAGGACCTCTGCATTCTTTGTGTGAGGGCTCTATTAGCGAAAGAGAAAATCTGCAAACTGGCCTGACACGGTCTTATAGTGTCCCCCTGCCAAGTGACGACCTGGCTGAGGTTTCCGCCCATTACTGCCCAGAATCCCACGCTTTCCCTCACCTGCTGCATTTCACTGCTGAGGAATTAGCTTCTGCCCCAGGAATCGAAGCGGAGACCTTTCCAGAAATGGGCTTCACAGAAAGCCTTCCAGAGTCTCACTGCAGCCACATGAGTCTCAAGTCCAGCCCTAGATCCCCAGACACGAAACTCAGCGCTTCTCCTCAGCCAGCAGCAGCGTTTCCTGAACGAGTCATGACAAATAATTTCAGCAGAGTAAATAATGGCCCCGTTGAAGGATCGGGGAAATTAGATGAGCGTCACAAGCAGCCTATTCCCGCACCAAGAAAGACAAGGCAGCACTCTTCTGAAGTATCGTGTTCAGGAGCTGGCAGCAGAGTCAGGACAGACTCAGTAAAATCCAAACAGTACAACACAAAGCTTATCAGAGACAAAGGACAAATGATGTCCAGATCCAGGAATACTGCTGTTGAAGAGGACGAATCCAG aaaAGGGCCTCTGAGTTACCAAACACCAGACTTCTCCAAGGTGGAACCCAGGGTGTGTTTCCCCAAAGGTGGTTACAAGCCCCCAAGAAGCAGGCGCTCCTTCATGAGGGATTCCTTGTCGCCTGCGCCGCCTTTAGTGTTTAAATCTCCAGCTGAAATCGTTGAAGAAGTCCTGCTGAACACCACAGACGGATCTCATGCCCCGTCAGACTTTAACAGACCACCAGCTGCCAACTCTATAGTGCCTCAGGAGTTCCGATGCCCGGAGCAGGCCACCACGCTGCTCGTTCAGTTTCAG GAAGACTACAAGAGACTGCTGACTAAGTACGCAGAGGCAGAAAACACCATTGATCGTCTGCGCCTGGAAGCCAAG AACAGAGATATAGAGAACCAGCAGCCCAGGTCCAGACAGTGTCAGCGCTACACAGTCAGAGCA GTAAACCTGTACTCTGACCCTCCGAAGGCCGGCCACTCTGTGCAGTCAGGACTGAGACTCGATGCTTCCAAGTTCATAACGCTAGATTTTCCTCAAGCTCAGAGAGCACAAGTCAATTCAGCTTCTCTTTGTCCGGATGAGCACAGTGCTCCTCAGG GAAATTTAGTTTCCTCTCCTTCTACCAGAAGTCCAGACCCTCAGCTGGGACAGCAGCTAGCCGATATTCTCTTCAGTCAGACTGACAAGTTCTTCCAGCAG CTGCAGACTTTTGAAGATCTCCTCAAGAGTAAAAAGCTCCAACCCTCAGAACAAATAAAG GGTCTCACTCAACTTGCTGAGGGGCTTGATTCTTTAGAAAGAGGTTACCTGTTAGCAAGAGATGAGCACAAACTCCTTCAGCAGCGAGGAGTGGATGTCAGCCACTTTGACCCTGACAG GGAGCTGGAGGGATTGATCTTTCAGTGTGGGCTGGCtatggaggagctgaaggagcagGTGGAACAGATGAGACAGGAGCAGCCTACCTGTGaggctcctccttctccacctcctcaacCCACCCCTTCACCTCCGCCctctgaggaagaagaaaccTTAACTCTTACACAG AGCCCGCCCGTGCCTTTACTGGTTGGTCCTGGTGACGtagcagaggtggaggtgagCTCAGTCAGTAAAGAGAGTGAGGAAGAAGCTGCGGACGAAGAAGCCTTCTACCTCAAACATCTGAATGACAATGGTGTCGAACAAGACTTCACCGTGCCTGTGGTTCA CCATGAAAGCTTCAAGGGGCTTCCCATTCTTCTAGACTGTAAACTGATGGGAACGCTGCCCAgttctgctgctttaaaaatgGATATGCAGCCTGTGgacaaggaggaagagagacggGGTCAAAGAACAGGAAACAGTGAAGTCCGGAAACCTCTCCCACAGAG GAAAGGCGACGCAGACTTCCAGGACTTTCCTAGCACCAgcaaacagcacagcagcaggTCTAGTCCTCCTTCACACAGGGCCTCCAGTCAGAGCACTAAGCCTGTCCTCCCTTCCTCCAGCCGAAAGAGTTTATCTGTAGTTAGGtcccacagcagcagcctgagcAGCCTTGGAGATATCACTGCATCGGAAATGAAGAGCTCCAAGCTTCAAACTGGGTGCAGGAGAGTTCCTTCTCAG GATGGGGTCATCTCCCCAGAGACAGACAGTGGGTTTGTTGGTTCTGAGAGCAGCCGCCTgactcctgctgcagctccaaGACCTCTCCACCAGAGGCCGCCAGAGAG TGTTTCAGTGGATCAGGAAGTAAACACAGGGAGGCAGACAGGCCCAGTCTCTGCCtcatctccttcttcctcaCGGTCACACTGTCGCACAGCCAAGGAGCCCAGAGTGGGCTTAAAGCTCAATCCCGACCTGTCAAGGAGAACCAGGCAGGGGCAGAGGAGACGCACCTTCTCCTGCTCCCCACAGCGCCGTGTCAGTCAGAGTGAACAAACCAGGCTCGACGGTGGAACCAGTGAGTTTGGGCAGCAGAGCGACAGCA CTCGCCCCGGGTCTGAAGGTGAACAGAGTGACCAGTACACCGAGTCCTTCAGTTCCATCCACAGCTCTCATTTAAGCTCCTCCTCACCTGCACGTTATCACCATGGCGATCCTCTGAGGGCACTGAGCTCCAGCGAGAGGGCGAACTGCAA agaggCAATCCAGACACTGCAGACTGAGGTGACCCGACTGAAAGACAAACTAGACAGTTGTCTGAAAAATAAGAAGTCTCTCAGCTCCGTGAGAACAACTCTTTCAGCTCAGAGGAACGGCTCCCACACCAGGACCTCTACACCTCTCATCAG GTCTGGGGAGCAACAGAGGGATTTCAGTGTgggaagaagagaaacacagacagttGATGAGGTAGAGGAGGAGTCTACACTGAGACCAACAACCAGGAAGACGTCTGCTtctgcacacagacagagaccaCAACTACACACAT tgacaAGATCCGAGCTGATCGGATCATCCACACCATCGCCTCAGGTGTCCAGACACACTCAGACACCTGCAGCACCAGATAGCCACTGTTCACACACAACTACTGTTGGCAGCAGAAGAATTCAGCCTC GGCAGCATCCTGTTGTGTCTGTACACGTGTCTGAACCATCAGATGAACCTGACAGCAGAAGAAGTGGAGctcctgtttgtctgttgtgtcaCGGAGGACGATCTGAGC GGCCGGTTGGTGGCAACAAAGAGCCGCTCCGTTCCTCCGCTCATTGTCCTCACTGTGGACGCCTGCACCCATCCAGATGCACTGAGCCAG ACTGCTGCAGACACTCGCGCTCCCCATCACACATAAGCTGGCAGCCAGCAGAGTCCCCTGACAGAACAGCCAGCGGCAGATActttgcagctgcagcttcaccTGCGCTGCTGCACTACATGCCTGTGTGCCCGCCACAGCTCCT gCTGTACTCCTCCCCCCTCTACGTGCCTCCTACCAACGGCGCCGGCCCATCCTCAGGCGTCAGGAGTTCCAAGGAGGTGAGGGGACGGACTAGACGCTCCCAGTCCGTTGACAAGCAGCGCTCCGTGGACAGCTCTCTGGACAGAGCCATCAGCGCTGCCCGACACATGAAACACACCTCCAGACACATGGCTCGCTCCTTGGCTACTGGACTGCagtaccaggagctgctgactCAGTCTTGCAGCTACTGA
- the akna gene encoding microtubule organization protein AKNA isoform X3: protein METRRNTTAGVVFWTPAPVRTPSASAVASEDDWEDEDAEQAEGVDDFDSLMDENGIIGLSEPLDDVELREARGDIAAEWNPGGRPGALTPEEVGPSGCERDTPPEELSYNLSEQMSHNESSGEDVQIQSSCYDMTGNLEAWTQHEEQKEQEAEPPPEWDEYLGMTEEERDGEEEGQGHGRNGKIHDHFSQSGPLHSLCEGSISERENLQTGLTRSYSVPLPSDDLAEVSAHYCPESHAFPHLLHFTAEELASAPGIEAETFPEMGFTESLPESHCSHMSLKSSPRSPDTKLSASPQPAAAFPERVMTNNFSRVNNGPVEGSGKLDERHKQPIPAPRKTRQHSSEVSCSGAGSRVRTDSVKSKQYNTKLIRDKGQMMSRSRNTAVEEDESRKGPLSYQTPDFSKVEPRVCFPKGGYKPPRSRRSFMRDSLSPAPPLVFKSPAEIVEEVLLNTTDGSHAPSDFNRPPAANSIVPQEFRCPEQATTLLVQFQEDYKRLLTKYAEAENTIDRLRLEAKVNLYSDPPKAGHSVQSGLRLDASKFITLDFPQAQRAQVNSASLCPDEHSAPQGNLVSSPSTRSPDPQLGQQLADILFSQTDKFFQQLQTFEDLLKSKKLQPSEQIKGLTQLAEGLDSLERGYLLARDEHKLLQQRGVDVSHFDPDRELEGLIFQCGLAMEELKEQVEQMRQEQPTCEAPPSPPPQPTPSPPPSEEEETLTLTQSPPVPLLVGPGDVAEVEVSSVSKESEEEAADEEAFYLKHLNDNGVEQDFTVPVVHHESFKGLPILLDCKLMGTLPSSAALKMDMQPVDKEEERRGQRTGNSEVRKPLPQRKGDADFQDFPSTSKQHSSRSSPPSHRASSQSTKPVLPSSSRKSLSVVRSHSSSLSSLGDITASEMKSSKLQTGCRRVPSQDGVISPETDSGFVGSESSRLTPAAAPRPLHQRPPESVSVDQEVNTGRQTGPVSASSPSSSRSHCRTAKEPRVGLKLNPDLSRRTRQGQRRRTFSCSPQRRVSQSEQTRLDGGTSEFGQQSDSTRPGSEGEQSDQYTESFSSIHSSHLSSSSPARYHHGDPLRALSSSERANCKEAIQTLQTEVTRLKDKLDSCLKNKKSLSSVRTTLSAQRNGSHTRTSTPLIRSGEQQRDFSVGRRETQTVDEVEEESTLRPTTRKTSASAHRQRPQLHTLTRSELIGSSTPSPQVSRHTQTPAAPDSHCSHTTTVGSRRIQPRQHPVVSVHVSEPSDEPDSRRSGAPVCLLCHGGRSERPVGGNKEPLRSSAHCPHCGRLHPSRCTEPDCCRHSRSPSHISWQPAESPDRTASGRYFAAAASPALLHYMPVCPPQLLLYSSPLYVPPTNGAGPSSGVRSSKEVRGRTRRSQSVDKQRSVDSSLDRAISAARHMKHTSRHMARSLATGLQYQELLTQSCSY, encoded by the exons ATGGAAACAAGAAGGAACACCACAGCAGGGGTTGTGTTCTGGACCCCTGCCCCAGTCCGCACCCCGTCCGCCAGCGCTGTGGCATCAGAGGACGACTGGGAGGATGAGGATGCAGAACAGGCTGAGGGAGTGGATGACTTTGACAGCCTGATGGATGAGAATGGCATTATCGGACTGTCAGAGCCTCTGGATGATGTGGAATTAAGGGAAGCTCGTGGCGATATAGCAGCAGAATGGAATCCAGGCGGGCGTCCCGGAGCGCTTACCCCCGAGGAGGTCGGGCCTAGTGGGTGTGAGAGGGATACGCCCCCTGAGGAGCTGAGCTACAACCTGAGTGAACAAATGTCCCACAATGAATCATCAGGAGAGGATGTACAAATCCAGTCATCCT GTTATGACATGACTGGTAACCTAGAAGCATGGACACAACATGAGGAGCAGAAAGAGCAGGAGGCAGAGCCCCCTCCTGAGTGGGATGAATACCTGGgcatgacagaggaggagagggatggagaggaggagggacaggGACATGGCAGGAATGGAAAGATACATGATCACTTTAGCCAATCAGGACCTCTGCATTCTTTGTGTGAGGGCTCTATTAGCGAAAGAGAAAATCTGCAAACTGGCCTGACACGGTCTTATAGTGTCCCCCTGCCAAGTGACGACCTGGCTGAGGTTTCCGCCCATTACTGCCCAGAATCCCACGCTTTCCCTCACCTGCTGCATTTCACTGCTGAGGAATTAGCTTCTGCCCCAGGAATCGAAGCGGAGACCTTTCCAGAAATGGGCTTCACAGAAAGCCTTCCAGAGTCTCACTGCAGCCACATGAGTCTCAAGTCCAGCCCTAGATCCCCAGACACGAAACTCAGCGCTTCTCCTCAGCCAGCAGCAGCGTTTCCTGAACGAGTCATGACAAATAATTTCAGCAGAGTAAATAATGGCCCCGTTGAAGGATCGGGGAAATTAGATGAGCGTCACAAGCAGCCTATTCCCGCACCAAGAAAGACAAGGCAGCACTCTTCTGAAGTATCGTGTTCAGGAGCTGGCAGCAGAGTCAGGACAGACTCAGTAAAATCCAAACAGTACAACACAAAGCTTATCAGAGACAAAGGACAAATGATGTCCAGATCCAGGAATACTGCTGTTGAAGAGGACGAATCCAG aaaAGGGCCTCTGAGTTACCAAACACCAGACTTCTCCAAGGTGGAACCCAGGGTGTGTTTCCCCAAAGGTGGTTACAAGCCCCCAAGAAGCAGGCGCTCCTTCATGAGGGATTCCTTGTCGCCTGCGCCGCCTTTAGTGTTTAAATCTCCAGCTGAAATCGTTGAAGAAGTCCTGCTGAACACCACAGACGGATCTCATGCCCCGTCAGACTTTAACAGACCACCAGCTGCCAACTCTATAGTGCCTCAGGAGTTCCGATGCCCGGAGCAGGCCACCACGCTGCTCGTTCAGTTTCAG GAAGACTACAAGAGACTGCTGACTAAGTACGCAGAGGCAGAAAACACCATTGATCGTCTGCGCCTGGAAGCCAAG GTAAACCTGTACTCTGACCCTCCGAAGGCCGGCCACTCTGTGCAGTCAGGACTGAGACTCGATGCTTCCAAGTTCATAACGCTAGATTTTCCTCAAGCTCAGAGAGCACAAGTCAATTCAGCTTCTCTTTGTCCGGATGAGCACAGTGCTCCTCAGG GAAATTTAGTTTCCTCTCCTTCTACCAGAAGTCCAGACCCTCAGCTGGGACAGCAGCTAGCCGATATTCTCTTCAGTCAGACTGACAAGTTCTTCCAGCAG CTGCAGACTTTTGAAGATCTCCTCAAGAGTAAAAAGCTCCAACCCTCAGAACAAATAAAG GGTCTCACTCAACTTGCTGAGGGGCTTGATTCTTTAGAAAGAGGTTACCTGTTAGCAAGAGATGAGCACAAACTCCTTCAGCAGCGAGGAGTGGATGTCAGCCACTTTGACCCTGACAG GGAGCTGGAGGGATTGATCTTTCAGTGTGGGCTGGCtatggaggagctgaaggagcagGTGGAACAGATGAGACAGGAGCAGCCTACCTGTGaggctcctccttctccacctcctcaacCCACCCCTTCACCTCCGCCctctgaggaagaagaaaccTTAACTCTTACACAG AGCCCGCCCGTGCCTTTACTGGTTGGTCCTGGTGACGtagcagaggtggaggtgagCTCAGTCAGTAAAGAGAGTGAGGAAGAAGCTGCGGACGAAGAAGCCTTCTACCTCAAACATCTGAATGACAATGGTGTCGAACAAGACTTCACCGTGCCTGTGGTTCA CCATGAAAGCTTCAAGGGGCTTCCCATTCTTCTAGACTGTAAACTGATGGGAACGCTGCCCAgttctgctgctttaaaaatgGATATGCAGCCTGTGgacaaggaggaagagagacggGGTCAAAGAACAGGAAACAGTGAAGTCCGGAAACCTCTCCCACAGAG GAAAGGCGACGCAGACTTCCAGGACTTTCCTAGCACCAgcaaacagcacagcagcaggTCTAGTCCTCCTTCACACAGGGCCTCCAGTCAGAGCACTAAGCCTGTCCTCCCTTCCTCCAGCCGAAAGAGTTTATCTGTAGTTAGGtcccacagcagcagcctgagcAGCCTTGGAGATATCACTGCATCGGAAATGAAGAGCTCCAAGCTTCAAACTGGGTGCAGGAGAGTTCCTTCTCAG GATGGGGTCATCTCCCCAGAGACAGACAGTGGGTTTGTTGGTTCTGAGAGCAGCCGCCTgactcctgctgcagctccaaGACCTCTCCACCAGAGGCCGCCAGAGAG TGTTTCAGTGGATCAGGAAGTAAACACAGGGAGGCAGACAGGCCCAGTCTCTGCCtcatctccttcttcctcaCGGTCACACTGTCGCACAGCCAAGGAGCCCAGAGTGGGCTTAAAGCTCAATCCCGACCTGTCAAGGAGAACCAGGCAGGGGCAGAGGAGACGCACCTTCTCCTGCTCCCCACAGCGCCGTGTCAGTCAGAGTGAACAAACCAGGCTCGACGGTGGAACCAGTGAGTTTGGGCAGCAGAGCGACAGCA CTCGCCCCGGGTCTGAAGGTGAACAGAGTGACCAGTACACCGAGTCCTTCAGTTCCATCCACAGCTCTCATTTAAGCTCCTCCTCACCTGCACGTTATCACCATGGCGATCCTCTGAGGGCACTGAGCTCCAGCGAGAGGGCGAACTGCAA agaggCAATCCAGACACTGCAGACTGAGGTGACCCGACTGAAAGACAAACTAGACAGTTGTCTGAAAAATAAGAAGTCTCTCAGCTCCGTGAGAACAACTCTTTCAGCTCAGAGGAACGGCTCCCACACCAGGACCTCTACACCTCTCATCAG GTCTGGGGAGCAACAGAGGGATTTCAGTGTgggaagaagagaaacacagacagttGATGAGGTAGAGGAGGAGTCTACACTGAGACCAACAACCAGGAAGACGTCTGCTtctgcacacagacagagaccaCAACTACACACAT tgacaAGATCCGAGCTGATCGGATCATCCACACCATCGCCTCAGGTGTCCAGACACACTCAGACACCTGCAGCACCAGATAGCCACTGTTCACACACAACTACTGTTGGCAGCAGAAGAATTCAGCCTC GGCAGCATCCTGTTGTGTCTGTACACGTGTCTGAACCATCAGATGAACCTGACAGCAGAAGAAGTGGAGctcctgtttgtctgttgtgtcaCGGAGGACGATCTGAGC GGCCGGTTGGTGGCAACAAAGAGCCGCTCCGTTCCTCCGCTCATTGTCCTCACTGTGGACGCCTGCACCCATCCAGATGCACTGAGCCAG ACTGCTGCAGACACTCGCGCTCCCCATCACACATAAGCTGGCAGCCAGCAGAGTCCCCTGACAGAACAGCCAGCGGCAGATActttgcagctgcagcttcaccTGCGCTGCTGCACTACATGCCTGTGTGCCCGCCACAGCTCCT gCTGTACTCCTCCCCCCTCTACGTGCCTCCTACCAACGGCGCCGGCCCATCCTCAGGCGTCAGGAGTTCCAAGGAGGTGAGGGGACGGACTAGACGCTCCCAGTCCGTTGACAAGCAGCGCTCCGTGGACAGCTCTCTGGACAGAGCCATCAGCGCTGCCCGACACATGAAACACACCTCCAGACACATGGCTCGCTCCTTGGCTACTGGACTGCagtaccaggagctgctgactCAGTCTTGCAGCTACTGA